A genomic segment from Rhodanobacteraceae bacterium encodes:
- a CDS encoding 2-C-methyl-D-erythritol 4-phosphate cytidylyltransferase: MIWAVVPAAGSGRRFGAAIPKQYAQIDGCSVLERTLRRLAEVRRIRGLMVVLAASDRDWPGLQQVGGKPVLTAVGGAERADSVLAGLRALPETVALTDYVLVHDAARPCVRTADIERLIDQVLGSTGGLLAAPVRDTLKREAEPDQALDQVRVAHTVTRTGLWRALTPQMFRRGGLTLALESAHAQGLRPTDEAQAMEMQGVHPLLVEAAEDNVKVTTSHDLLLAQFLLRAQDDE; encoded by the coding sequence ATGATCTGGGCCGTTGTGCCCGCTGCTGGAAGTGGTCGCAGATTTGGAGCGGCGATTCCCAAGCAGTACGCGCAGATTGACGGTTGTTCGGTACTGGAACGCACGCTCAGGCGACTGGCTGAAGTGCGGCGTATCCGTGGACTGATGGTGGTGCTGGCCGCATCCGATAGGGACTGGCCCGGCTTGCAGCAAGTCGGCGGAAAGCCGGTGCTCACCGCGGTGGGCGGTGCCGAGCGGGCCGACTCTGTGCTGGCCGGATTGCGAGCGCTGCCGGAGACGGTGGCCTTGACCGACTATGTGCTCGTACACGATGCCGCGCGACCCTGTGTGCGCACGGCGGACATCGAGCGCTTGATCGATCAGGTGCTGGGAAGCACGGGCGGGTTGTTGGCCGCCCCGGTACGCGACACGCTCAAGCGCGAAGCCGAGCCCGATCAGGCACTGGATCAGGTAAGGGTGGCGCATACCGTGACCCGGACCGGCTTGTGGCGGGCATTGACGCCGCAGATGTTCCGGCGCGGCGGGCTGACGCTGGCACTGGAGTCGGCCCATGCGCAGGGCTTGCGGCCCACCGATGAGGCGCAGGCCATGGAGATGCAGGGCGTGCATCCGCTGCTGGTGGAAGCGGCCGAGGACAACGTCAAGGTCACCACCAGCCACGATCTGTTGCTGGCGCAATTCCTGTTGCGGGCCCAGGACGACGAATGA
- a CDS encoding DUF2127 domain-containing protein yields MRRLNAVQIVALIEAVKGLAVLIAGLGGLTLLHGHALQWAMDLVRHLHLDPTRHYPHSLLLAAAEVTDARLWMLAALAALYAAVRFIEAYGLWHGRRWAEWFAASSAAIYIPFELYELLRDPGWVVLLVLLVNLVVVAVMIQALRRRT; encoded by the coding sequence ATGCGGCGTCTTAACGCGGTTCAAATCGTGGCCTTGATCGAAGCCGTCAAGGGGCTGGCGGTGCTGATTGCCGGTCTGGGCGGGCTGACCTTGCTGCACGGTCACGCGCTGCAATGGGCGATGGATCTGGTCCGCCATCTGCATCTGGATCCGACCCGACACTATCCACACAGTCTGTTGCTCGCTGCCGCCGAGGTCACTGATGCCCGACTCTGGATGCTGGCGGCTCTGGCCGCGCTCTACGCGGCAGTCCGTTTCATCGAGGCTTACGGTTTGTGGCATGGGCGGCGTTGGGCAGAGTGGTTTGCAGCTTCCAGCGCGGCGATCTACATTCCTTTCGAGCTGTACGAACTGTTGCGGGATCCGGGTTGGGTTGTGCTTCTGGTACTGCTGGTCAATCTGGTCGTGGTTGCGGTGATGATTCAAGCCTTGCGTCGTCGAACCTGA
- a CDS encoding uracil-DNA glycosylase family protein, giving the protein MTGAPDVECAADTLLHQVRTCTLCAPHLPLGPRPVLQLASSARLLIAGQAPGRKVHASGVPFDDASGERLRQWLGISRETFYDPTQVAILPMGFCYPGTGRSGDLPPRPECAPKWRNSLLALLPRVPLTLVIGQYAQAYQWPDSKLNLTGLVAQWRQFWPDVVPLPHPSPRNNLWLKRNPWFELELLPALRQRVAEVLSQAQLQG; this is encoded by the coding sequence ATGACTGGCGCGCCAGACGTCGAGTGTGCGGCGGACACGCTGCTGCATCAGGTGCGTACATGCACGCTGTGCGCACCGCATTTGCCACTGGGGCCCAGGCCGGTCTTGCAGCTGGCGTCCTCGGCGCGCTTGCTGATTGCCGGACAGGCGCCTGGACGCAAGGTGCATGCCTCTGGCGTTCCCTTCGACGACGCCAGCGGTGAGCGCCTGAGGCAGTGGCTGGGCATTTCCCGCGAGACCTTCTACGACCCCACGCAGGTGGCCATCCTGCCGATGGGCTTTTGCTACCCCGGTACCGGCAGATCGGGAGATCTGCCGCCACGCCCGGAGTGCGCCCCAAAGTGGCGAAACAGCCTTTTGGCGCTGTTGCCGCGGGTACCGTTGACCTTGGTGATCGGCCAGTACGCGCAGGCTTACCAGTGGCCGGATTCGAAGCTCAATCTCACGGGTCTGGTGGCTCAATGGCGGCAGTTCTGGCCTGATGTCGTGCCCCTTCCACACCCCAGCCCGCGCAACAATCTCTGGCTCAAGCGCAATCCCTGGTTTGAGCTGGAGCTGCTTCCGGCGCTGCGGCAGCGGGTGGCAGAGGTGCTGTCGCAAGCGCAGCTGCAAGGGTAA
- the ftsB gene encoding cell division protein FtsB — translation MRWLLLLLLLLLVTLQYQLWFRGGMNDVWELEKALEVQRAENDVLRKRNEALAAEVDDLKSGQDAIEERARSELGMIKEGEKLIQVAEPKRAAAAAAAHAEEPRE, via the coding sequence ATGCGTTGGTTGCTGCTCCTGCTGCTGCTGTTGCTGGTGACCCTGCAGTATCAACTGTGGTTTCGGGGCGGCATGAACGATGTGTGGGAACTGGAAAAGGCGCTGGAAGTGCAGCGGGCCGAGAATGACGTGCTGCGCAAGCGCAACGAGGCGCTGGCAGCCGAAGTGGACGACCTGAAAAGCGGTCAGGACGCCATCGAGGAACGCGCGCGCTCGGAACTCGGCATGATCAAGGAGGGCGAGAAGCTGATCCAGGTGGCTGAGCCCAAGCGTGCCGCCGCTGCTGCTGCAGCCCACGCCGAGGAGCCCAGGGAATGA
- the eno gene encoding phosphopyruvate hydratase, producing the protein MTTITKVHAREILDSRGNPTLEAEVTLAGGHMGRAAVPSGASTGSREAIELRDGDKTRYLGKGVRKAVANVNGAIAEAVAGFDAADQSGLDQRLIELDGTENKGRLGANALLGVSLASAHALARSRGQGLWQSLANGRAPQLPVPMMNIINGGAHADNNVDMQEFMVLPVGVDSFSEALRAGTEIFHALKGVLRGRGMATAVGDEGGFAPDLRSNEEAIEVILEAIDKAGYRAGEDVLLGLDVASSEFYKDGRYHLASEDRWMTSEQLVDYLDSWSRQFPIVTIEDGMAEDDWAGWKLLTERIGQRVQLVGDDLYVTNTRIFQQGIDQGIANAILIKLNQIGTLTETLAAIELADRVGYAAVVSHRSGETEDTTIADLAVATSATQIKTGSLSRTDRVAKYNQLLRIEEALGADARYAGRSAFRFSR; encoded by the coding sequence ATGACCACGATTACCAAAGTCCACGCCCGCGAGATCCTGGATTCACGCGGAAACCCGACGCTTGAAGCCGAAGTCACCCTGGCCGGCGGACATATGGGCCGTGCTGCGGTGCCCAGCGGCGCTTCCACTGGCTCGCGCGAGGCCATCGAACTGCGAGATGGTGACAAGACCCGCTATCTGGGCAAGGGCGTGCGCAAGGCCGTTGCCAACGTCAACGGCGCCATTGCCGAGGCCGTGGCCGGCTTCGATGCTGCCGATCAGTCCGGGCTCGACCAGCGCTTGATCGAGCTGGACGGCACCGAAAACAAGGGCAGGCTGGGCGCCAATGCGCTGCTCGGGGTGTCGCTGGCCAGTGCCCATGCGCTGGCGCGCAGCCGCGGGCAGGGCCTGTGGCAGTCGCTCGCGAATGGCCGCGCGCCGCAGCTGCCGGTGCCGATGATGAACATCATCAACGGCGGCGCCCATGCCGACAACAATGTCGACATGCAGGAATTCATGGTGCTGCCGGTGGGTGTCGACAGTTTCTCCGAGGCGCTGCGCGCCGGTACCGAGATCTTCCACGCGCTCAAGGGTGTGCTGCGCGGGCGCGGCATGGCCACCGCGGTGGGCGACGAGGGCGGTTTTGCCCCCGATCTGCGCTCCAATGAAGAGGCCATCGAAGTCATCCTGGAAGCCATCGACAAGGCCGGATATCGCGCCGGTGAGGATGTGCTGCTGGGGCTGGACGTGGCCAGCAGCGAGTTCTACAAGGATGGTCGCTACCACCTGGCTTCGGAAGATCGCTGGATGACCAGCGAGCAACTGGTCGACTACCTGGACTCGTGGTCGCGCCAGTTTCCCATCGTGACCATCGAAGACGGCATGGCCGAGGACGACTGGGCCGGCTGGAAGTTGCTGACCGAGCGCATCGGTCAGCGCGTGCAGCTGGTGGGCGACGATCTCTACGTCACCAATACCCGAATCTTCCAGCAGGGCATCGATCAGGGCATCGCCAACGCGATCCTGATCAAGCTCAATCAGATCGGCACGCTGACCGAAACCCTGGCTGCCATCGAACTGGCTGACCGCGTCGGCTACGCGGCGGTGGTGTCACATCGGTCCGGCGAAACCGAGGACACCACCATTGCCGATCTGGCGGTCGCCACCAGTGCCACCCAGATCAAGACCGGATCGCTGTCGCGCACCGATCGCGTGGCCAAGTACAACCAGTTGCTGCGCATCGAGGAGGCTCTGGGCGCCGATGCCCGCTACGCCGGTCGCTCCGCCTTCCGTTTCAGTCGCTGA